A section of the Carya illinoinensis cultivar Pawnee chromosome 12, C.illinoinensisPawnee_v1, whole genome shotgun sequence genome encodes:
- the LOC122289539 gene encoding xanthoxin dehydrogenase-like, translated as MSAAKFGGESSLPGQRLLGKVALITGGATGIGESIARLFHKNGAKVCIVDLQDNLGQHVCDTLGGEPNSCYFHCDVTKEDDVCRAVDFTVSKFGTLDIMVNNAGVSGSPCPDIRSADILEFEKLFDINVKGVFLGMKHAARIMIPLKKGSIISVCSVASAIGGIGPHAYTGSKHAVLGLTKNVAAELGLHGIRVNCVSPYAVLTGLALAHLPEEERTEDARVGFRDFVGRNANLQGVELTADDVANAVLFLASDEARYVSGDNLMVDGGFTCSNHSLRVFR; from the exons ATGTCTGCTGCCAAATTTGGTGGTGAGTCTTCACTTCCAGGCCAAAG ATTATTGGGGAAAGTGGCATTGATCACAGGAGGAGCCACTGGTATTGGAGAGAGCATTGCGCGCCTATTCCACAAAAATGGTGCAAAAGTTTGTATAGTTGACTTACAGGACAACCTTGGCCAGCATGTCTGTGATACCCTTGGTGGTGAACCAAACTCTTGTTATTTCCATTGTGATGTTACCAAAGAAGATGATGTTTGTCGTGCAGTTGACTTCACTGTCAGTAAATTTGGTACACTTGACATCATGGTCAATAATGCTGGTGTGTCAGGTTCACCGTGTCCCGATATCCGCAGTGCAGACATATTGGAGTTTGAGAAGTTATTTGATATAAACGTGAAGGGAGTATTCCTTGGAATGAAACATGCAGCTCGGATTATGATCCCATTAAAGAAGGGCTCTATAATTTCTGTGTGCAGTGTTGCAAGTGCCATAGGGGGGATCGGTCCACATGCCTACACAGGGTCCAAGCATGCTGTTTTAGGGCTCACCAAGAATGTTGCAGCTGAGCTTGGACTACATGGGATACGTGTCAACTGTGTTTCTCCTTATGCTGTTCTAACAGGCTTGGCTTTAGCTCACTTGCCGGAGGAGGAGAGAACTGAGGATGCCAGGGTAGGTTTTCGTGATTTTGTTGGGAGGAATGCTAACCTGCAGGGAGTAGAATTGACCGCCGATGATGTGGCTAATGCTGTGCTATTCTTAGCAAGCGATGAAGCAAGGTATGTAAGCGGAGACAATCTCATGGTTGATGGGGGCTTCACATGCTCAAATCACTCACTTCGGGTGTTTAGATGA